A window of Flavobacterium flavigenum contains these coding sequences:
- a CDS encoding VOC family protein: MNLKFSHIDILVNDLESACNYYTKILGAEISKKFTWERDKLHVKYAVVKIGQEHFMLVEPFKGNLKNLLDTKGEGTIYRHCYSTPDIEAVFDELIASGVQPEDENGNPLSKESLNSPSGVRIIWLPKRFGEFSIEILEETGLQQFIKEAFSES; the protein is encoded by the coding sequence ATGAACCTTAAATTTAGTCATATCGATATTTTAGTTAATGACCTTGAATCAGCCTGTAATTATTACACAAAAATACTTGGTGCTGAAATTTCAAAAAAGTTCACCTGGGAAAGAGATAAACTTCATGTCAAATACGCTGTTGTAAAAATTGGCCAGGAACATTTTATGCTTGTAGAGCCTTTTAAGGGAAATTTAAAAAATCTGCTCGATACCAAAGGTGAAGGAACAATATATCGTCATTGCTATTCGACTCCTGACATTGAAGCTGTTTTTGATGAATTAATAGCTTCAGGCGTTCAACCAGAAGACGAAAACGGAAATCCTTTATCAAAAGAAAGCCTAAATTCTCCCAGCGGAGTCAGAATTATTTGGCTTCCGAAACGTTTTGGAGAATTCTCAATTGAAATACTTGAAGAGACAGGACTTCAGCAATTCATAAAAGAAGCTTTTTCAGAATCCTAA
- a CDS encoding DMT family transporter — protein MGAKQLKWFYLLLLSLIWGSSFILIKRGLVGLTAIQVGSLRIIFAGLFLLIVGFSSLKKISVRQWKFVALTSFFGTFIPAFFFAIAETQVDSSIVAILNSLTPLNTLVLGIIFFGIQFQKRQVLGVFIGLVGCLLLVLNGASGHTGQNYYYLILVVIATLCYAINVNLIKKYLSDLNSLSITTGNFAVLFIPALIILSTTDFAQKIHIETTQYSVLFVMILGILGTGIANVLFFKLIQMSSPVFATSVTYLIPIVAFFWGLLDNEMLTPIQFFGAFVILIGVYLSAKK, from the coding sequence ATGGGTGCAAAACAATTAAAGTGGTTTTATTTATTACTGCTTTCGCTAATTTGGGGAAGTTCATTTATTCTGATAAAAAGAGGATTGGTTGGATTAACGGCAATTCAGGTAGGCTCACTCCGAATTATTTTTGCTGGTTTGTTTTTGCTTATAGTCGGATTTTCAAGTTTAAAGAAAATATCAGTTCGTCAGTGGAAATTTGTTGCTCTGACTTCTTTCTTTGGAACTTTTATTCCGGCTTTCTTTTTTGCAATCGCAGAAACTCAGGTGGATAGCTCGATTGTGGCTATTTTGAATTCGCTGACACCTTTAAATACATTGGTTTTAGGAATTATATTTTTTGGAATTCAGTTTCAGAAACGTCAGGTTTTAGGCGTTTTTATTGGATTAGTTGGATGTTTGTTATTGGTTTTGAACGGTGCTTCAGGTCATACAGGGCAAAATTATTATTATCTGATTTTAGTTGTAATTGCAACGCTGTGTTATGCTATTAACGTTAATCTGATCAAGAAATATCTATCTGATTTGAATTCGCTGAGTATTACCACAGGAAATTTTGCGGTTTTATTTATACCTGCTTTAATAATTTTAAGTACTACAGATTTTGCACAAAAAATCCATATTGAAACAACGCAATATTCTGTTCTGTTTGTAATGATTTTGGGGATTTTAGGAACCGGAATAGCAAATGTTTTGTTCTTTAAATTAATACAAATGTCCTCGCCGGTATTTGCAACTTCTGTAACCTATTTGATTCCGATAGTGGCTTTCTTTTGGGGATTGCTGGATAATGAGATGCTGACGCCAATTCAGTTTTTTGGTGCTTTTGTGATTTTAATTGGGGTTTATTTGTCGGCGAAAAAATAA
- the rpmA gene encoding 50S ribosomal protein L27, whose translation MAHKKGVGSSKNGRESESKRLGVKIFGGQAAIAGNIIVRQRGSKHNPGENVYISKDHTLHARVAGVVKFQKKKDNKSYVSILPFEA comes from the coding sequence ATGGCTCACAAGAAAGGTGTCGGTAGTTCGAAGAATGGTAGAGAATCAGAATCAAAACGTCTAGGCGTTAAGATTTTTGGTGGACAGGCTGCTATTGCTGGGAACATCATCGTTAGACAAAGAGGTTCAAAACACAATCCAGGTGAAAACGTTTACATCAGTAAAGATCACACACTACACGCAAGAGTAGCTGGTGTTGTTAAGTTCCAAAAGAAAAAAGATAACAAATCTTATGTATCTATCCTTCCATTCGAAGCATAA
- a CDS encoding heavy-metal-associated domain-containing protein, with product MKFTKIITSLAIAGLVLVSCKKEEDKSLAVAKGEKTEAPKEHKPISAENVQTASFTIDGMTCAVGCAKTIEEELANLDGVEKASVDFDKKTATVTFDKTIQNPESLTKVVQETGDGKTYKVSNMKS from the coding sequence ATGAAATTTACAAAAATAATAACATCATTAGCCATTGCAGGCCTGGTATTGGTAAGCTGCAAAAAAGAGGAAGACAAAAGTTTAGCAGTTGCAAAAGGCGAAAAAACTGAAGCTCCAAAAGAACATAAACCAATCTCTGCAGAAAATGTACAGACTGCCAGTTTTACAATCGACGGGATGACCTGTGCGGTTGGATGCGCTAAAACTATCGAAGAAGAATTAGCTAATCTTGACGGGGTAGAAAAAGCTTCTGTTGATTTTGATAAAAAAACTGCAACTGTAACTTTCGATAAAACCATTCAAAATCCTGAATCTTTGACAAAGGTTGTCCAGGAAACAGGAGATGGAAAAACATATAAAGTTTCGAATATGAAATCGTAA
- a CDS encoding insulinase family protein, with protein MKKIHTVLILLFLTGIMQAQDRPQPKPGNAPVVNIKKPQTFVLANGMKVLVVENHKLPRVSFNLTLDNAPFTEGNKKGVDELTSSLIGNGTKKTTKEAFNEEIDFYGANINFSSQGASASALSKYSGRVLELLAEGALQPNFTQDEFDKEKAKMLEGLKADEKSVPAIANRIVDVLTFGKNHPSGEFVSEETLKNVTLDDVKANYNTYFVPENAYLVIVGDIKFKETKAAVEKLFGGWKKQTAPKNTYPNPENVSKLQIAFVDVPNAVQSEISLVNTVNLKMSDPDFFPAVIANQILGGDFNSYLNMNLREQHAWTYGASSNIGSGKYVTKFKASSAVRNAVTDSAVVQFIKEIKRIRTEKVSEDVLKNVKAGYIGRFVMQVEKPQTVARYALNIETEKLPADFYEKYIQTINNVTIDDINRVSNKYFQIDNMRIVIVGKGSEVLPGLEKLQIPISYYDKYGTPVEKPATKKEAPAGITAKSIFDNYIKAIGGEKAVSVVKTLFMNGTTTIPQAPAPLTFVSKLDSKGKMMVSLSMGSMALMKQVVNEKGAYLEQQGQRKNLEGADLAEMKANAAPFEELQLSKRTDLTVSGIEQINGNDAYSIKDGKTIYFYDVKSGLKVAETKVKEQSGQSTTQTTYFNDYKEVKGVKVPFNLIQNAGFELDIKMSDVKINEGVTEKDFL; from the coding sequence ATGAAAAAAATACATACAGTTTTAATCCTTTTATTCCTTACCGGAATTATGCAAGCACAAGATCGTCCACAACCCAAACCAGGAAACGCACCAGTAGTTAACATCAAAAAACCGCAAACTTTTGTTTTGGCAAACGGCATGAAAGTTTTGGTCGTTGAAAATCATAAATTACCAAGGGTAAGTTTTAATCTTACACTGGACAATGCCCCTTTTACCGAAGGAAATAAAAAAGGTGTTGATGAATTGACCAGCAGTTTAATTGGAAACGGAACCAAAAAAACAACCAAAGAAGCGTTTAACGAAGAAATTGACTTTTACGGAGCAAACATCAATTTTTCATCACAGGGAGCTTCTGCAAGTGCTCTTTCAAAATACTCAGGACGTGTCTTAGAACTTTTGGCAGAAGGTGCTTTACAGCCAAATTTCACTCAGGATGAATTTGATAAAGAAAAAGCAAAAATGCTGGAAGGGCTTAAAGCTGATGAAAAAAGCGTTCCTGCCATAGCCAACCGTATTGTAGATGTTTTAACTTTTGGAAAAAACCATCCTTCGGGAGAATTCGTTTCAGAAGAAACACTTAAAAATGTTACTCTTGATGATGTTAAAGCTAATTATAACACTTATTTCGTCCCTGAAAATGCTTATTTAGTTATAGTTGGTGACATTAAATTTAAAGAAACAAAAGCAGCTGTAGAAAAGCTTTTTGGAGGGTGGAAAAAACAAACTGCTCCAAAAAACACATATCCAAATCCGGAAAATGTTTCTAAACTTCAGATAGCTTTTGTAGATGTTCCAAATGCGGTTCAATCTGAGATTTCTTTAGTCAATACAGTAAATCTAAAAATGAGCGATCCTGATTTTTTTCCTGCTGTAATTGCAAATCAAATTTTAGGAGGTGATTTCAATAGTTACCTTAATATGAATTTACGCGAACAGCACGCCTGGACATACGGAGCAAGTTCGAATATTGGAAGCGGGAAATACGTAACCAAATTCAAAGCTTCGTCTGCTGTTCGAAATGCGGTTACAGATAGTGCTGTTGTACAATTTATCAAAGAAATTAAAAGAATCCGAACTGAGAAAGTTTCTGAAGATGTATTAAAAAATGTAAAAGCAGGTTACATCGGAAGGTTTGTGATGCAGGTTGAAAAACCTCAGACTGTTGCGCGTTATGCTCTTAATATTGAAACCGAAAAGCTTCCGGCTGATTTCTACGAAAAATACATTCAGACCATTAACAACGTTACAATTGATGATATTAATCGGGTATCGAATAAATATTTTCAAATCGACAATATGCGAATTGTAATTGTGGGAAAAGGATCTGAAGTACTTCCTGGTCTGGAAAAACTACAGATTCCGATTTCTTATTATGACAAATACGGAACCCCTGTTGAAAAGCCAGCTACCAAAAAAGAAGCTCCGGCAGGAATTACTGCAAAAAGCATTTTTGACAATTATATTAAAGCAATCGGAGGAGAAAAAGCCGTTTCTGTAGTAAAAACATTATTCATGAACGGAACTACAACAATTCCGCAGGCACCAGCTCCATTGACTTTTGTTTCAAAATTAGATTCGAAAGGAAAAATGATGGTTTCTCTTTCTATGGGAAGTATGGCTTTGATGAAACAGGTTGTAAACGAAAAAGGCGCTTATTTAGAGCAGCAAGGACAACGCAAAAATTTAGAAGGTGCAGATTTAGCTGAAATGAAAGCGAATGCAGCCCCCTTTGAAGAATTGCAGTTAAGCAAAAGAACAGATTTAACCGTAAGCGGAATTGAACAAATAAACGGCAATGATGCTTATTCTATAAAAGACGGCAAAACAATATACTTTTACGATGTAAAATCAGGGTTAAAAGTAGCCGAAACTAAAGTAAAAGAACAAAGCGGGCAATCGACTACACAAACAACCTATTTTAATGATTATAAAGAAGTAAAAGGTGTAAAAGTTCCTTTTAACTTAATACAAAATGCAGGTTTTGAATTAGATATTAAAATGTCTGATGTCAAAATCAATGAAGGGGTTACTGAAAAAGATTTTCTTTAA
- a CDS encoding AsmA-like C-terminal region-containing protein — translation MSKNKTKSILLKIAKYSGITFVVVLGLLFLTPIVFADKIKEQIKKTANEKLSAELNYSDVSLSFFHHFPSLTLTLNDLHLNGSAPYTNEKFITAKEVSFGINVASLLFSKEVKIDQIYLSDSFINIKVNPKGEANYNVYKSSSQQEKSKDSSDTALKLERIEILNSKIIYDDQSTKVHFDALGFNYLGKGDLNKAVFDLYSKAKIEKLNIVYEDEPYLMNKKIDADLITKVNVNSLSFYLQQNNLKINQLLVDFKGKFDFLKDGYNMDFVIKSDNSDLYDIFTAFPPKYITWLSKTELKGKTNLLFTLKGNYIASQNIAPDLNLDVKIDNGFVNYDKSAFPVSNLNLEVKTTVPSLNPDLLIVDAKNLSLNINKDYLKSKFYIKGANTPDINGDFKAKIDLDKLSHALGIPGITLKGTLTGDIKTNGKFDQKNRLFPTTKGFIDLNNGYVKTKYYPNPITNIVVKTTIDNQKGTFDDLKVKLKPAQFTFEGKPVFVSADLNNFDDLHYDIRAKGELDVNKIYKVFSTKGLDLDGFIKADLALKGKQSDATKGNYSKLNNKGTLELRNIGIASEYLPKKFIIKEGIFKINQDKMSFNNFLAAYGQSDFKMNGYLQNVFNYAITKTGILKGSFTVSARYINVDEFMTTTKTNTAEAKKPAHQTETKPETTHQTGVIIIPSNLNLQLMTNAQKVYFDKLNLQNARGNLSMKNGKLNMRNTGFNLIGCNVSMNGSYESVTPQKANFDYAITASDFDIKRAYNEIEVFRKMASAAEKAQGIVSLDYKLKGRLNGNMEPVYSSLAGGGTLSVKDVKIRGLKMFNAVSNKTSSEAIKNPDVSRVDIKSTIKNNIMTVERFKFKFAGFRPRIEGTTSLDGKLNLKMRLGLPPLGIFGIPLTVTGTQNNPKVKVGRHTEDLEETQDTE, via the coding sequence ATGTCAAAAAACAAAACTAAATCTATCTTATTAAAAATTGCCAAATATTCCGGAATAACGTTTGTGGTTGTTTTGGGATTACTTTTTTTGACACCTATTGTTTTTGCCGATAAAATCAAGGAACAGATTAAAAAGACTGCAAATGAAAAACTGAGCGCAGAACTGAATTATTCTGATGTTTCACTTTCTTTTTTTCATCATTTTCCTTCGTTAACTTTGACTTTAAATGATTTGCATCTGAATGGCTCTGCTCCTTACACAAATGAAAAATTCATTACAGCTAAAGAAGTATCTTTTGGAATTAATGTCGCTAGTCTGCTATTTAGCAAAGAAGTAAAAATCGATCAGATTTATTTATCGGATTCCTTTATTAATATAAAAGTGAATCCAAAAGGAGAGGCAAATTACAACGTTTATAAATCTTCTTCACAACAGGAAAAATCAAAAGACAGTTCAGATACTGCTTTAAAGCTGGAGAGAATTGAAATATTGAACAGCAAAATCATTTACGATGACCAGTCAACCAAAGTGCATTTTGACGCTTTGGGATTTAACTATCTGGGAAAAGGGGATTTAAACAAGGCTGTTTTCGACTTATACTCAAAAGCCAAAATTGAAAAACTAAATATTGTTTATGAAGATGAACCCTATCTGATGAACAAAAAGATAGATGCTGATTTGATTACGAAAGTAAATGTAAACTCTTTGTCTTTTTATTTACAGCAAAATAACTTAAAAATCAATCAGCTTTTGGTTGATTTCAAAGGGAAATTTGACTTTTTGAAAGATGGTTACAATATGGACTTTGTTATTAAATCTGACAATAGCGATTTGTATGATATTTTCACTGCATTTCCACCAAAATATATTACCTGGCTTTCTAAAACCGAATTAAAAGGAAAAACCAATTTGCTTTTTACCCTGAAAGGAAATTATATCGCTTCCCAAAACATTGCCCCGGATTTAAATTTAGATGTAAAAATCGATAACGGATTTGTAAATTATGATAAAAGTGCTTTTCCGGTTTCAAATTTAAATCTGGAAGTTAAAACAACAGTTCCTTCATTAAATCCAGACCTTTTAATTGTTGATGCCAAAAATTTATCTTTAAATATTAATAAAGATTATCTAAAATCAAAATTTTATATAAAAGGAGCAAACACACCTGATATCAATGGTGATTTTAAAGCCAAAATTGATCTTGACAAATTAAGCCACGCTTTAGGAATTCCAGGAATTACCCTAAAAGGCACATTGACCGGAGACATTAAAACCAATGGTAAATTTGATCAAAAAAACAGACTTTTTCCAACTACAAAAGGTTTTATTGATTTAAATAATGGATATGTCAAAACCAAATATTACCCAAATCCAATTACAAATATTGTTGTAAAAACTACAATTGACAATCAAAAAGGTACTTTTGATGATTTAAAAGTGAAACTAAAACCTGCTCAGTTTACTTTTGAAGGAAAACCTGTTTTTGTATCAGCAGACCTGAACAATTTTGATGATTTACATTATGATATAAGAGCTAAAGGAGAGCTTGATGTTAATAAAATATACAAAGTCTTTTCTACAAAAGGTCTTGATTTGGATGGATTTATAAAAGCTGATCTGGCTTTAAAAGGAAAACAAAGTGATGCTACAAAAGGAAATTACAGCAAACTTAACAATAAGGGAACGCTTGAATTACGAAACATCGGAATTGCATCAGAATATCTTCCTAAAAAATTCATCATTAAAGAAGGAATATTTAAAATCAATCAGGACAAAATGTCCTTCAATAACTTTTTGGCTGCTTACGGACAATCTGATTTTAAAATGAATGGCTACCTGCAAAATGTTTTTAATTATGCCATCACTAAAACCGGAATTCTAAAAGGTTCTTTTACAGTTTCTGCGCGATATATTAACGTAGATGAATTTATGACGACTACGAAAACCAACACAGCTGAAGCAAAAAAACCTGCTCATCAAACGGAAACAAAACCAGAGACAACGCATCAGACCGGAGTTATCATAATTCCGTCGAATCTAAACCTGCAGTTGATGACAAATGCACAAAAAGTATATTTTGACAAGCTTAACCTTCAAAATGCAAGAGGAAACTTAAGCATGAAAAATGGCAAACTCAACATGCGAAATACAGGATTTAATTTAATTGGCTGCAATGTCAGCATGAATGGTAGTTATGAATCTGTCACTCCTCAAAAAGCAAATTTTGATTATGCCATTACTGCGTCAGACTTTGATATTAAAAGGGCGTATAATGAAATTGAAGTGTTCAGAAAAATGGCCAGTGCTGCTGAAAAAGCGCAGGGAATTGTTTCTTTAGATTATAAACTAAAAGGTCGCTTAAACGGAAATATGGAGCCTGTTTATTCGTCTTTAGCAGGCGGAGGAACACTTTCTGTAAAAGATGTAAAAATAAGAGGATTGAAAATGTTTAATGCAGTAAGCAACAAAACAAGTTCTGAAGCCATAAAAAATCCTGATGTTTCCAGAGTTGATATAAAAAGCACAATCAAAAACAACATCATGACTGTTGAACGTTTTAAATTTAAATTTGCCGGATTCAGACCAAGAATTGAAGGCACAACAAGCCTGGACGGGAAACTGAATTTAAAAATGCGTTTAGGACTGCCTCCGTTAGGCATATTTGGAATTCCATTGACTGTTACAGGAACACAGAATAACCCAAAAGTAAAAGTTGGCCGACATACTGAAGACCTGGAAGAAACTCAGGATACTGAGTAA
- a CDS encoding M16 family metallopeptidase: MKKSIMMLSAAIMLGGVAHAQKVAFEEYNLDNGMHVILHNDPSAPVVVTSVMYHVGSKDERPDRTGFAHFFEHLLFEGTQNIKRGEWMKIVTANGGVNNANTSDDRTYYYEVFPSNSLELGLWMESERLMHPIINKIGVDTQNEVVKEEKRMRYDNQPYGNILPEVKKYMFKNHPYRWTTIGSMQDLDAATLEEFQAFNKKFYTPNNAVLVVAGDFDKTKTKEWIQKYFGPIPKGEVLKKQTYNEEPITQTIKASYEDPNIQIPMVVASYRTPSMKTRDARVLDLISSYLSDGKSSKLYKKIVDDKKMALQIGAVGFSQEDYGMYILYGLPMGKYTTADILKEMDEEIVKIQTDLISEKDYQKLQNKFDNNFVNANASVEGIAENLASYYLLYGDVNLINTEIDIYHSITREEIREIAKKYLNPNQRLILDYVPSKKVQN, encoded by the coding sequence ATGAAAAAATCAATAATGATGTTAAGTGCTGCAATAATGCTTGGCGGAGTAGCTCATGCCCAAAAAGTAGCTTTCGAAGAATACAATTTAGACAATGGTATGCATGTTATTCTGCACAACGATCCCTCTGCCCCTGTGGTTGTTACTTCTGTAATGTATCATGTAGGTTCAAAAGACGAACGACCTGACCGAACGGGTTTTGCACATTTCTTTGAACATCTATTATTTGAAGGAACCCAAAATATAAAACGCGGTGAATGGATGAAAATCGTTACCGCAAATGGAGGTGTAAACAATGCCAACACCTCTGATGACAGAACCTATTATTATGAAGTTTTTCCATCAAATAGTTTAGAATTAGGGTTATGGATGGAATCTGAACGTTTGATGCACCCAATTATTAATAAAATTGGCGTTGACACTCAAAATGAAGTTGTAAAAGAAGAAAAAAGAATGCGTTACGACAATCAGCCTTACGGAAATATTTTACCTGAGGTTAAAAAATACATGTTCAAAAATCATCCATACCGCTGGACGACTATTGGCTCGATGCAAGATCTTGACGCTGCCACTCTTGAAGAATTTCAGGCTTTCAACAAAAAATTCTACACCCCAAACAATGCGGTTTTGGTTGTTGCGGGAGATTTCGACAAAACCAAAACCAAAGAATGGATTCAGAAGTATTTTGGACCAATTCCAAAAGGGGAAGTTTTAAAAAAACAAACTTATAATGAAGAACCGATTACACAAACCATAAAAGCATCTTATGAAGATCCAAATATTCAGATTCCGATGGTAGTTGCTTCATACAGAACCCCATCAATGAAAACAAGGGACGCAAGGGTTTTAGATTTAATTTCTTCCTATTTAAGTGACGGAAAAAGCTCTAAACTATACAAAAAAATAGTGGATGACAAAAAAATGGCACTTCAAATTGGTGCTGTTGGTTTTAGTCAGGAAGATTACGGAATGTATATATTATATGGTTTGCCAATGGGTAAATATACTACAGCTGACATCTTAAAAGAAATGGACGAAGAAATCGTAAAAATCCAAACGGATTTGATTTCTGAGAAAGACTATCAAAAATTACAAAATAAATTTGATAATAATTTCGTCAATGCCAATGCAAGTGTTGAAGGAATTGCAGAAAATCTGGCTTCTTATTATTTGCTTTACGGAGACGTAAACCTTATTAATACCGAAATCGATATCTACCACTCTATTACCAGAGAAGAAATCAGGGAAATCGCTAAAAAGTATTTAAACCCTAATCAGCGTTTAATTTTAGATTATGTTCCTTCAAAAAAAGTTCAAAACTAA
- a CDS encoding tRNA-(ms[2]io[6]A)-hydroxylase: MLGLKLATDPRWVNIVESNIEEILTDHAWCEQKAASNAISLVTYNSELEELVTEMLVIAREELEHLQMVHNLIKKRGLTLGRERKDHYVNELFKFMKKDGSRKDALCDRLLFSAMIEARSCERFKVLSENIKDQELAKFYRDLMISEAGHYTTFLGFARKYADNVDVDKRWAAWIEYEASIITNYGKSETVHG, translated from the coding sequence ATGTTAGGATTAAAATTAGCCACAGATCCTCGTTGGGTAAATATCGTTGAATCTAATATCGAAGAAATTTTAACGGATCATGCATGGTGTGAGCAAAAAGCAGCTTCAAACGCGATAAGCTTAGTTACGTATAACTCTGAATTAGAGGAATTGGTAACCGAAATGCTTGTTATTGCCAGAGAAGAACTGGAACACCTGCAAATGGTTCACAATTTAATCAAGAAAAGAGGCCTGACTCTGGGGCGTGAGAGAAAGGATCATTATGTAAATGAGCTTTTTAAATTCATGAAAAAAGATGGCAGCCGTAAAGATGCTCTTTGCGATCGCTTATTATTTTCAGCAATGATAGAAGCCAGAAGCTGCGAACGTTTTAAAGTGCTTTCTGAAAATATAAAAGACCAGGAATTGGCCAAATTTTACCGCGATTTGATGATTTCGGAGGCAGGGCATTACACCACCTTTTTAGGGTTTGCCAGAAAATATGCTGATAATGTAGATGTAGATAAACGATGGGCAGCATGGATTGAGTATGAAGCTTCCATTATTACCAATTATGGAAAAAGCGAAACTGTTCACGGATAA
- the gldD gene encoding gliding motility lipoprotein GldD, which yields MLKKTIWIAVILLSLTVISCKDDVLPKPAAFLRLDYPMAKYVNFENTCPFSFEMNEDAVIKGEKECGFAITYPKMKATIYLTYKPVNNNIDKLLRDAQKLTYEHVIKADDILEQPYLNPQKKVYGMFYQVNGNAATNSQFYATDSTKHFITGSVYFYSKPNFDSVMPAASYIKNDMQRLMETLKWK from the coding sequence ATGTTGAAAAAAACAATTTGGATAGCAGTAATTTTACTGAGCCTCACTGTTATAAGCTGTAAAGATGATGTTTTGCCAAAGCCGGCTGCTTTTTTGCGTCTGGATTATCCGATGGCTAAATATGTAAACTTTGAAAACACATGTCCTTTTTCGTTTGAAATGAATGAGGATGCTGTAATTAAGGGTGAAAAAGAATGTGGATTTGCGATTACATATCCAAAAATGAAAGCAACTATTTACCTGACCTATAAACCAGTAAATAACAATATCGATAAACTGCTTAGAGATGCTCAGAAACTTACCTACGAACATGTTATCAAAGCAGATGATATATTAGAACAACCTTATTTAAATCCTCAGAAAAAAGTTTACGGCATGTTCTATCAGGTAAACGGAAATGCGGCAACGAACTCACAGTTTTATGCAACGGACAGTACAAAGCATTTCATCACTGGATCGGTTTATTTTTACAGTAAACCCAATTTCGATTCCGTAATGCCCGCAGCAAGTTATATCAAAAATGATATGCAGAGGCTTATGGAGACTTTGAAGTGGAAGTAA
- the rplU gene encoding 50S ribosomal protein L21, with protein MYAIVEIAGQQFKVSKDLKVYVHRLANEEGSKVSFDKVLLLDDNGSVTLGAPAIEGASVEAKVLQHLKGDKVIVFKKKRRKGYKKRNGHRQYLTQIVIEGITAAGGTKKAAAKKAVVAEEAPATEVEAAPKAKKAAAPKAKKEAKEE; from the coding sequence ATGTATGCAATCGTAGAGATAGCAGGGCAACAATTTAAAGTAAGCAAAGACTTAAAGGTTTATGTTCACCGTTTGGCTAATGAAGAAGGTTCAAAAGTTTCTTTTGACAAAGTTCTTTTATTAGATGATAACGGAAGCGTAACTTTAGGCGCCCCAGCTATAGAAGGTGCTTCAGTAGAAGCTAAAGTGTTACAACACTTAAAAGGTGATAAAGTTATCGTTTTCAAAAAGAAAAGAAGAAAAGGATACAAAAAGAGAAATGGTCACAGACAATATCTTACACAAATTGTAATTGAAGGTATTACTGCAGCAGGCGGAACTAAAAAAGCAGCAGCTAAAAAAGCAGTTGTAGCAGAAGAAGCTCCGGCTACTGAAGTTGAAGCAGCTCCAAAAGCAAAAAAAGCAGCAGCTCCAAAAGCAAAAAAAGAAGCTAAAGAAGAATAA